The following coding sequences lie in one Drosophila sulfurigaster albostrigata strain 15112-1811.04 chromosome 2R, ASM2355843v2, whole genome shotgun sequence genomic window:
- the LOC133838936 gene encoding tropomodulin isoform X5 yields MESIVPVAEFQQIKLRPVPKIKRRAPQPPASLKLHKNTSSTTKTTTLTTPAKLYGKDLSEYDDVDVESLLAQLSPEEITILAKEVDPDDNFLPPDQRCGYECTKEATGPLNRKQLIEHINKQAIETPDQPEFEPYVQGKVRGKKWVPPPRDAREIEAEEQIAIDMGEEYEHALNDATQEEIIDLAAILGFHSMMNQDQYHASLLNKGQPVGLGWDGITKSTQQKLFPSDPPNSTDVEESIKRVKDDDNKLIDLNLNNIKNISDEKLEQLFAALPQNEHLEVLSLTNVGLTDKTALLLAEAIEKSKTLRVLNVETNFISPPVIVRLVQALLKCHTIEEFRASNQRSAVLGNKIEMEITNLVEKNSSLLRLGLHLEFNDARHRVAAHLQRNIDRSELQQGTLASRAATSPLPSSSPSTSTSTASASTSTSRTSEANNISPTRVKSLAAFEQFVKARTWTNATDSAHVLSSGRIARNQQVATATASSGAAAAAATAADGIEVIASTSSAALSLLRAGNEKEI; encoded by the exons ATGGAGAGCATTGTGCCTGTGGCCGAGTTTCAACAGATCAAGCTGCGCCCAGTGCCAAAGATTAAACGGCGTGCTCCTCAGCCGCCAGCGAGCCTCAAGTTGCATAAAAAT ACTTCGTCCACCACAAAGACAACCACGCTCACCACGCCGGCCAAGCTGTATGGCAAGGACTTGAGCGAATACgatgatgtggatgtggaGAGCCTGTTGGCGCAGCTCTCGCCCGAGGAGATAACCATACTGGCCAAAGAGGTTGATCCCGAT GACAACTTCCTGCCACCAGATCAGCGCTGTGGCTATGAGTGTACCAAGGAAGCCACCGGCCCGTTGAATCGCAAACAGCTCATTGAGCACATCAACAAGCAGGCCATCGAGACGCCCGATCAACCGGAATTCGAACCCTATGTGCAGGGCAAGGTGCGTGGCAAGAAGTGGGTGCCACCGCCACGAGATGCGCGTGAAATTGAGGCAGAGGAACAGATCGCCATCGATATGGGCGAGGAGTATGAGCATGCGTTGAACGATGCCACGCAGGAGGAGATCATTGATTTGGCTGCCATTCTCGGCTTCCACTCGATGATGAACCAGGATCAATACCATGCCTCGCTACTCAACAAGGGCCAGCCGGTTGGCTTGGGCTGGGATGGCATTACAAAGTCCACACAGCAGAAGCTGTTCCCCAGTGATCCGCCCAACAGCACAGACGTTGAGGAGTCGATTAAGCGTGTCAaggacgacgacaacaaactGATTGACCTAAACTTGAATAACATTAAG AATATTTCGGATGAGAAGCTCGAACAATTGTTTGCCGCACTGCCTCAGAATGAACATTTGGAAGTTCTATCGCTGACAAACGTCGGCCTGACCGATAAGACAGCTCTCCTGCTCGCCGAAGCGATCGAGAAAAGCAAAACCCTGAGAGTATTAAATGTTGAAACGAACTTTATCAGTCCGCCCGTAATTGTCAGGCTGGTGCAAGCCCTGCTCAAGTGTCACACCATCGAGGAGTTCAGGGCCTCCAATCAG CGATCTGCGGTGCTCGGCAACAAGATTGAAATGGAGATCACCAATTTGGTGGAGAAGAACTCATCGTTGCTGCGACTTGGCTTGCATCTGGAGTTCAACGATGCCCGTCACCGTGTCGCCGCCCATCTGCAGCGCAACATCGACAGAA GTGAATTGCAACAAGGTACGTTAGCTTCCCGCGCCGCCAcatcgccattgccatcgTCATCCCCATCTACATCAACATCTACTGCATCTGCATCTACATCTACATCTCGCACATCTGAAGCCAACAACATCTCGCCCACCAGGGTGAAGAGTCTGGCTGCTTTCGAGCAGTTTGTCAAGGCTCGCACTTGGACTAATGCAACAGATTCTGCTCATGTTTTGTCATCAGGGCGCATTGCGCGCAACCAACAGGTGGCAACCGCAACAGCTTCatctggagcagcagcagcagctgcaacagctgccgATGGCATCGAAGTGATTGCCTCCACATCGTCGGCTGCATTGAGCCTCTTGCGCGCTGGCAATGAGAAGGAGATCTAA
- the LOC133838936 gene encoding tropomodulin isoform X14 yields the protein MESIVPVAEFQQIKLRPVPKIKRRAPQPPASLKLHKNTSSTTKTTTLTTPAKLYGKDLSEYDDVDVESLLAQLSPEEITILAKEVDPDDNFLPPDQRCGYECTKEATGPLNRKQLIEHINKQAIETPDQPEFEPYVQGKVRGKKWVPPPRDAREIEAEEQIAIDMGEEYEHALNDATQEEIIDLAAILGFHSMMNQDQYHASLLNKGQPVGLGWDGITKSTQQKLFPSDPPNSTDVEESIKRVKDDDNKLIDLNLNNIKNISDEKLEQLFAALPQNEHLEVLSLTNVGLTDKTALLLAEAIEKSKTLRVLNVETNFISPPVIVRLVQALLKCHTIEEFRASNQRSAVLGNKIEMEITNLVEKNSSLLRLGLHLEFNDARHRVAAHLQRNIDRIRVKRLNQRK from the exons ATGGAGAGCATTGTGCCTGTGGCCGAGTTTCAACAGATCAAGCTGCGCCCAGTGCCAAAGATTAAACGGCGTGCTCCTCAGCCGCCAGCGAGCCTCAAGTTGCATAAAAAT ACTTCGTCCACCACAAAGACAACCACGCTCACCACGCCGGCCAAGCTGTATGGCAAGGACTTGAGCGAATACgatgatgtggatgtggaGAGCCTGTTGGCGCAGCTCTCGCCCGAGGAGATAACCATACTGGCCAAAGAGGTTGATCCCGAT GACAACTTCCTGCCACCAGATCAGCGCTGTGGCTATGAGTGTACCAAGGAAGCCACCGGCCCGTTGAATCGCAAACAGCTCATTGAGCACATCAACAAGCAGGCCATCGAGACGCCCGATCAACCGGAATTCGAACCCTATGTGCAGGGCAAGGTGCGTGGCAAGAAGTGGGTGCCACCGCCACGAGATGCGCGTGAAATTGAGGCAGAGGAACAGATCGCCATCGATATGGGCGAGGAGTATGAGCATGCGTTGAACGATGCCACGCAGGAGGAGATCATTGATTTGGCTGCCATTCTCGGCTTCCACTCGATGATGAACCAGGATCAATACCATGCCTCGCTACTCAACAAGGGCCAGCCGGTTGGCTTGGGCTGGGATGGCATTACAAAGTCCACACAGCAGAAGCTGTTCCCCAGTGATCCGCCCAACAGCACAGACGTTGAGGAGTCGATTAAGCGTGTCAaggacgacgacaacaaactGATTGACCTAAACTTGAATAACATTAAG AATATTTCGGATGAGAAGCTCGAACAATTGTTTGCCGCACTGCCTCAGAATGAACATTTGGAAGTTCTATCGCTGACAAACGTCGGCCTGACCGATAAGACAGCTCTCCTGCTCGCCGAAGCGATCGAGAAAAGCAAAACCCTGAGAGTATTAAATGTTGAAACGAACTTTATCAGTCCGCCCGTAATTGTCAGGCTGGTGCAAGCCCTGCTCAAGTGTCACACCATCGAGGAGTTCAGGGCCTCCAATCAG CGATCTGCGGTGCTCGGCAACAAGATTGAAATGGAGATCACCAATTTGGTGGAGAAGAACTCATCGTTGCTGCGACTTGGCTTGCATCTGGAGTTCAACGATGCCCGTCACCGTGTCGCCGCCCATCTGCAGCGCAACATCGACAGAA TACGTGTGAAACGCCTGAATCAGCGTAAATAA
- the LOC133838936 gene encoding tropomodulin isoform X7 gives MAILDEQTSSTTKTTTLTTPAKLYGKDLSEYDDVDVESLLAQLSPEEITILAKEVDPDDNFLPPDQRCGYECTKEATGPLNRKQLIEHINKQAIETPDQPEFEPYVQGKVRGKKWVPPPRDAREIEAEEQIAIDMGEEYEHALNDATQEEIIDLAAILGFHSMMNQDQYHASLLNKGQPVGLGWDGITKSTQQKLFPSDPPNSTDVEESIKRVKDDDNKLIDLNLNNIKNISDEKLEQLFAALPQNEHLEVLSLTNVGLTDKTALLLAEAIEKSKTLRVLNVETNFISPPVIVRLVQALLKCHTIEEFRASNQRSAVLGNKIEMEITNLVEKNSSLLRLGLHLEFNDARHRVAAHLQRNIDRSELQQGTLASRAATSPLPSSSPSTSTSTASASTSTSRTSEANNISPTRVKSLAAFEQFVKARTWTNATDSAHVLSSGRIARNQQVATATASSGAAAAAATAADGIEVIASTSSAALSLLRAGNEKEI, from the exons ACTTCGTCCACCACAAAGACAACCACGCTCACCACGCCGGCCAAGCTGTATGGCAAGGACTTGAGCGAATACgatgatgtggatgtggaGAGCCTGTTGGCGCAGCTCTCGCCCGAGGAGATAACCATACTGGCCAAAGAGGTTGATCCCGAT GACAACTTCCTGCCACCAGATCAGCGCTGTGGCTATGAGTGTACCAAGGAAGCCACCGGCCCGTTGAATCGCAAACAGCTCATTGAGCACATCAACAAGCAGGCCATCGAGACGCCCGATCAACCGGAATTCGAACCCTATGTGCAGGGCAAGGTGCGTGGCAAGAAGTGGGTGCCACCGCCACGAGATGCGCGTGAAATTGAGGCAGAGGAACAGATCGCCATCGATATGGGCGAGGAGTATGAGCATGCGTTGAACGATGCCACGCAGGAGGAGATCATTGATTTGGCTGCCATTCTCGGCTTCCACTCGATGATGAACCAGGATCAATACCATGCCTCGCTACTCAACAAGGGCCAGCCGGTTGGCTTGGGCTGGGATGGCATTACAAAGTCCACACAGCAGAAGCTGTTCCCCAGTGATCCGCCCAACAGCACAGACGTTGAGGAGTCGATTAAGCGTGTCAaggacgacgacaacaaactGATTGACCTAAACTTGAATAACATTAAG AATATTTCGGATGAGAAGCTCGAACAATTGTTTGCCGCACTGCCTCAGAATGAACATTTGGAAGTTCTATCGCTGACAAACGTCGGCCTGACCGATAAGACAGCTCTCCTGCTCGCCGAAGCGATCGAGAAAAGCAAAACCCTGAGAGTATTAAATGTTGAAACGAACTTTATCAGTCCGCCCGTAATTGTCAGGCTGGTGCAAGCCCTGCTCAAGTGTCACACCATCGAGGAGTTCAGGGCCTCCAATCAG CGATCTGCGGTGCTCGGCAACAAGATTGAAATGGAGATCACCAATTTGGTGGAGAAGAACTCATCGTTGCTGCGACTTGGCTTGCATCTGGAGTTCAACGATGCCCGTCACCGTGTCGCCGCCCATCTGCAGCGCAACATCGACAGAA GTGAATTGCAACAAGGTACGTTAGCTTCCCGCGCCGCCAcatcgccattgccatcgTCATCCCCATCTACATCAACATCTACTGCATCTGCATCTACATCTACATCTCGCACATCTGAAGCCAACAACATCTCGCCCACCAGGGTGAAGAGTCTGGCTGCTTTCGAGCAGTTTGTCAAGGCTCGCACTTGGACTAATGCAACAGATTCTGCTCATGTTTTGTCATCAGGGCGCATTGCGCGCAACCAACAGGTGGCAACCGCAACAGCTTCatctggagcagcagcagcagctgcaacagctgccgATGGCATCGAAGTGATTGCCTCCACATCGTCGGCTGCATTGAGCCTCTTGCGCGCTGGCAATGAGAAGGAGATCTAA
- the LOC133838936 gene encoding tropomodulin isoform X4 codes for MADTANDKNNSNSNNDENENDNDNDVIEEEETTTTTTSKKTSQWRKTRTTKTSSTTKTTTLTTPAKLYGKDLSEYDDVDVESLLAQLSPEEITILAKEVDPDDNFLPPDQRCGYECTKEATGPLNRKQLIEHINKQAIETPDQPEFEPYVQGKVRGKKWVPPPRDAREIEAEEQIAIDMGEEYEHALNDATQEEIIDLAAILGFHSMMNQDQYHASLLNKGQPVGLGWDGITKSTQQKLFPSDPPNSTDVEESIKRVKDDDNKLIDLNLNNIKNISDEKLEQLFAALPQNEHLEVLSLTNVGLTDKTALLLAEAIEKSKTLRVLNVETNFISPPVIVRLVQALLKCHTIEEFRASNQRSAVLGNKIEMEITNLVEKNSSLLRLGLHLEFNDARHRVAAHLQRNIDRSELQQGTLASRAATSPLPSSSPSTSTSTASASTSTSRTSEANNISPTRVKSLAAFEQFVKARTWTNATDSAHVLSSGRIARNQQVATATASSGAAAAAATAADGIEVIASTSSAALSLLRAGNEKEI; via the exons ACTTCGTCCACCACAAAGACAACCACGCTCACCACGCCGGCCAAGCTGTATGGCAAGGACTTGAGCGAATACgatgatgtggatgtggaGAGCCTGTTGGCGCAGCTCTCGCCCGAGGAGATAACCATACTGGCCAAAGAGGTTGATCCCGAT GACAACTTCCTGCCACCAGATCAGCGCTGTGGCTATGAGTGTACCAAGGAAGCCACCGGCCCGTTGAATCGCAAACAGCTCATTGAGCACATCAACAAGCAGGCCATCGAGACGCCCGATCAACCGGAATTCGAACCCTATGTGCAGGGCAAGGTGCGTGGCAAGAAGTGGGTGCCACCGCCACGAGATGCGCGTGAAATTGAGGCAGAGGAACAGATCGCCATCGATATGGGCGAGGAGTATGAGCATGCGTTGAACGATGCCACGCAGGAGGAGATCATTGATTTGGCTGCCATTCTCGGCTTCCACTCGATGATGAACCAGGATCAATACCATGCCTCGCTACTCAACAAGGGCCAGCCGGTTGGCTTGGGCTGGGATGGCATTACAAAGTCCACACAGCAGAAGCTGTTCCCCAGTGATCCGCCCAACAGCACAGACGTTGAGGAGTCGATTAAGCGTGTCAaggacgacgacaacaaactGATTGACCTAAACTTGAATAACATTAAG AATATTTCGGATGAGAAGCTCGAACAATTGTTTGCCGCACTGCCTCAGAATGAACATTTGGAAGTTCTATCGCTGACAAACGTCGGCCTGACCGATAAGACAGCTCTCCTGCTCGCCGAAGCGATCGAGAAAAGCAAAACCCTGAGAGTATTAAATGTTGAAACGAACTTTATCAGTCCGCCCGTAATTGTCAGGCTGGTGCAAGCCCTGCTCAAGTGTCACACCATCGAGGAGTTCAGGGCCTCCAATCAG CGATCTGCGGTGCTCGGCAACAAGATTGAAATGGAGATCACCAATTTGGTGGAGAAGAACTCATCGTTGCTGCGACTTGGCTTGCATCTGGAGTTCAACGATGCCCGTCACCGTGTCGCCGCCCATCTGCAGCGCAACATCGACAGAA GTGAATTGCAACAAGGTACGTTAGCTTCCCGCGCCGCCAcatcgccattgccatcgTCATCCCCATCTACATCAACATCTACTGCATCTGCATCTACATCTACATCTCGCACATCTGAAGCCAACAACATCTCGCCCACCAGGGTGAAGAGTCTGGCTGCTTTCGAGCAGTTTGTCAAGGCTCGCACTTGGACTAATGCAACAGATTCTGCTCATGTTTTGTCATCAGGGCGCATTGCGCGCAACCAACAGGTGGCAACCGCAACAGCTTCatctggagcagcagcagcagctgcaacagctgccgATGGCATCGAAGTGATTGCCTCCACATCGTCGGCTGCATTGAGCCTCTTGCGCGCTGGCAATGAGAAGGAGATCTAA
- the LOC133838936 gene encoding tropomodulin isoform X8 → METSSTTKTTTLTTPAKLYGKDLSEYDDVDVESLLAQLSPEEITILAKEVDPDDNFLPPDQRCGYECTKEATGPLNRKQLIEHINKQAIETPDQPEFEPYVQGKVRGKKWVPPPRDAREIEAEEQIAIDMGEEYEHALNDATQEEIIDLAAILGFHSMMNQDQYHASLLNKGQPVGLGWDGITKSTQQKLFPSDPPNSTDVEESIKRVKDDDNKLIDLNLNNIKNISDEKLEQLFAALPQNEHLEVLSLTNVGLTDKTALLLAEAIEKSKTLRVLNVETNFISPPVIVRLVQALLKCHTIEEFRASNQRSAVLGNKIEMEITNLVEKNSSLLRLGLHLEFNDARHRVAAHLQRNIDRSELQQGTLASRAATSPLPSSSPSTSTSTASASTSTSRTSEANNISPTRVKSLAAFEQFVKARTWTNATDSAHVLSSGRIARNQQVATATASSGAAAAAATAADGIEVIASTSSAALSLLRAGNEKEI, encoded by the exons ACTTCGTCCACCACAAAGACAACCACGCTCACCACGCCGGCCAAGCTGTATGGCAAGGACTTGAGCGAATACgatgatgtggatgtggaGAGCCTGTTGGCGCAGCTCTCGCCCGAGGAGATAACCATACTGGCCAAAGAGGTTGATCCCGAT GACAACTTCCTGCCACCAGATCAGCGCTGTGGCTATGAGTGTACCAAGGAAGCCACCGGCCCGTTGAATCGCAAACAGCTCATTGAGCACATCAACAAGCAGGCCATCGAGACGCCCGATCAACCGGAATTCGAACCCTATGTGCAGGGCAAGGTGCGTGGCAAGAAGTGGGTGCCACCGCCACGAGATGCGCGTGAAATTGAGGCAGAGGAACAGATCGCCATCGATATGGGCGAGGAGTATGAGCATGCGTTGAACGATGCCACGCAGGAGGAGATCATTGATTTGGCTGCCATTCTCGGCTTCCACTCGATGATGAACCAGGATCAATACCATGCCTCGCTACTCAACAAGGGCCAGCCGGTTGGCTTGGGCTGGGATGGCATTACAAAGTCCACACAGCAGAAGCTGTTCCCCAGTGATCCGCCCAACAGCACAGACGTTGAGGAGTCGATTAAGCGTGTCAaggacgacgacaacaaactGATTGACCTAAACTTGAATAACATTAAG AATATTTCGGATGAGAAGCTCGAACAATTGTTTGCCGCACTGCCTCAGAATGAACATTTGGAAGTTCTATCGCTGACAAACGTCGGCCTGACCGATAAGACAGCTCTCCTGCTCGCCGAAGCGATCGAGAAAAGCAAAACCCTGAGAGTATTAAATGTTGAAACGAACTTTATCAGTCCGCCCGTAATTGTCAGGCTGGTGCAAGCCCTGCTCAAGTGTCACACCATCGAGGAGTTCAGGGCCTCCAATCAG CGATCTGCGGTGCTCGGCAACAAGATTGAAATGGAGATCACCAATTTGGTGGAGAAGAACTCATCGTTGCTGCGACTTGGCTTGCATCTGGAGTTCAACGATGCCCGTCACCGTGTCGCCGCCCATCTGCAGCGCAACATCGACAGAA GTGAATTGCAACAAGGTACGTTAGCTTCCCGCGCCGCCAcatcgccattgccatcgTCATCCCCATCTACATCAACATCTACTGCATCTGCATCTACATCTACATCTCGCACATCTGAAGCCAACAACATCTCGCCCACCAGGGTGAAGAGTCTGGCTGCTTTCGAGCAGTTTGTCAAGGCTCGCACTTGGACTAATGCAACAGATTCTGCTCATGTTTTGTCATCAGGGCGCATTGCGCGCAACCAACAGGTGGCAACCGCAACAGCTTCatctggagcagcagcagcagctgcaacagctgccgATGGCATCGAAGTGATTGCCTCCACATCGTCGGCTGCATTGAGCCTCTTGCGCGCTGGCAATGAGAAGGAGATCTAA
- the LOC133838935 gene encoding sodium-independent sulfate anion transporter translates to MRIAQKCGRNKQPISRFHIVVAISARHSTAATQHPALSVSRQRAKLTVAVNGQVKNRATMSTLENEVTFRKQAEVNQNLEAQFRSSSTDFILLTDHRTSKYKSLEQLEAAKQENEPAPSCCANYLRNTFRMKTLKKRLPIIGWLPKYNKADAFGDIIAGFTVGLTVIPQGLAYSGVVGLPAESGLYGSFLGCFVYVLLGTCKDNTIGSTAVASLMTFQFARGSWARSVLLTFLTGLIEILMAIFKLGSLVEFVSGPVSAGFTSAVSLIVLTSQMKYILGVNGDGASFLESWINMISDIKNIRIWDSCLGFGCLALLLLIRSLSRFRVGPKEKSQRSQLQRVINEVIKFLGVTRNASVVIGATLIAMYLEGNGSNPFVLTGYIPPGLPTISLPKFSIEAQPGNATAGIPAVPGESFFEMVHTLGYGLIIVPIIALLENVSVCKAFAKDRQIDISQELFATGVANIANSMVSGYRSNGGLARSAVNNASGCRTNMSNLYIGMIVVMSISYLTEYFYFIPKAVLASIIISAVVFQMQYQCIMPMWRSKRSDLVPGVFAFITCLVLPLEIGITVAIGANQLYILYHSARPKVTLEQLETDQGIKFVKITPDRCLIFPSVEFVRNMVLKSGSKTTLPVVIDCTYIYAADFTAAKVISSMVDDFRRRQQKIIFFNLKPSVVSIFEGLKTKLVLCYNMHALNQELLPNSAENLSRSVDSLDIEGGTNECVSMTSTSTLSLAK, encoded by the exons ATGCGTATAGCCCAGAAGTGTGGCCGAAACAAACAACCGATATCCCGTTTCCACATTGTCGTTGCGATAAGTGCTCGGCattcaacagcagccacacaGCATCCGGCTTTATCAGTTAGTCGCCAACGGGCCAAGTTAACAGTCGCAGTTAACGGACAAGTGAAGAATCGTGCCACAATGTCCACACTCGAGAACGAGGTAACTTTCCGCAAGCAAGCGGAAGTGAATCAGAATCTAGAGGCGCAATTTCGCAGCTCCTCGACGGACTTTATATTGCTCACTGATCATCGCACCTCCAAGTACAAAAGCCTTGAGCAACTCGAAGCAGCCAAGCAGGAAAATGAGCCAGCTCCTTCGTGTTGTGCCAACTACCTGAGGAATACATTTCGGATGAAGACGCTGAAGAAGCGATTGCCCATCATCGGCTGGCTGCCCAAGTACAACAAAGCGGATGCCTTTGGCGATATTATTGCTGGCTTCACGGTTGGTCTCACAGTGATTCCTCAGGGCTTGGCCTACTCCGGTGTCGTAGGACTGCCGGCAGAGTCAGGACTCTATGGCTCCTTTTTGGGATGTTTTGTGTACGTTTTGCTGGGCACTTGCAAGGATAATACGATAGGCAGCACAGCTGTAGCCTCCTTGATGACATTTCAGTTTGCTCGCGGTTCCTGGGCACGTTCGGTTCTGCTCACTTTCCTCACCGGGTTGATTGAGATACTCATGGCAATCTTTAAATTGGGCAGTCTGGTGGAGTTTGTGTCAGGTCCTGTGAGTGCAGGATTCACCAGCGCCGTTTCCCTGATTGTGCTCACCTCCCAGATGAAATACATACTCGGTGTGAATGGTGATGGTGCTTCGTTCCTGGAGAGCTGGATTAACATGATCAGCGACATCAAGAACATACGCATTTGGGACAGTTGTTTGGGTTTCGGCTGCCTAGCGCTGCTGCTTCTTATACGCAGTTTGAGCAGGTTCCGAGTGGGACCCAAGGAGAAATCGCAACGCAGCCAGCTGCAGCGTGTGATCAACGAGGTGATCAAGTTTCTGGGCGTTACACGGAATGCATCGGTTGTGATTGGTGCCACTTTGATAGCCATGTATCTGGAAGGTAATGGCAGCAATCCTTTTGTGCTCACCGGCTACATTCCACCGGGACTACCGACGATATCGCTGCCGAAATTCTCCATCGAGGCGCAGCCGGGCAATGCGACTGCCGGAATTCCTGCAGTGCCTGGCGAAAGCTTCTTCGAGATGGTGCACACTTTGGGCTACGGTTTAATTATTGTGCCGATTATAGCGTTGCTCGAAAATGTTTCCGTATGCAAGGCTTTCGCCAAGGATCGTCAGATCGATATTAGCCAGGAGTTGTTTGCCACAGGCGTGGCAAACATTGCCAACTCCATGGTCAGTGGATATCGCAGCAACGGCGGCTTAGCTCGCTCTGCTGTCAATAATGCCAGCGGATGTCGCACCAATATGTCCAATTTATATATTGGCATGATTGTGGTGATGTCAATCAGCTACCTCACCGAATACTTTTACTTCATTCCGAAAGCTGTGCTAGCTTCCATCATCATTTCCGCTGTTGTTTTCCAGATGCAATATCAATGTATTATGCCCATGTGGCGCAGCAAAC gCTCCGATCTTGTGCCTGGCGTGTTTGCTTTCATCACCTGTCTGGTGCTTCCTTTGGAAATTGGCATCACAGTGGCCATTGGCGCTAATCAACTCTACATACTTTATCATTCTGCAAGACCCAAAGTTACACTTGAGCAGCTGGAAACGGATCAGGGCATTAAGTTTGTAAAGATTACACCCGATCGATGCTTAATATTTCCCTCGGTGGAGTTTGTGAGGAACATGGTGCTCAAGTCTGGCAGCAAGACAACGCTGCCTGTGGTCATCGATTGCACTTATATTTATGCTGCTGATTTTACCGCTGCCAAAGTCATCTCCTCCATGGTGGATGACTTCCGGCGGCGCCAGCAGAAGATTATATTCTTCAACCTCAAACCGAGTGTGGTCAGCATCTTTGAAGGACTCAAGACCAAGCTGGTGTTGTGCTATAACATGCATGCCCTCAACCAGGAACTTCTGCCGAATTCCGCAGAGAATCTTTCGCGTTCAGTGGACTCGCTGGACATTGAAGGCGGCACAAATGAGTGTGTGAGCATGACCAGCACTAGCACCTTATCACTGGCCAAATAA
- the LOC133838937 gene encoding uncharacterized protein CG45076, with translation MILYKQYVRKLMLLMLLVVPMIPLTIGYKLEKDTQPMDASNLVFDECGNSMEESKGAKETCNIKVVSSKHKASSIAIKAAQEAKAASDAQLPAAENAAHQVIIQLADKALAAAKAAEAALAGKQQIVEQLESEVREGELVVQEEAASLQSSQGNCNAAAQASKQAGVQVKTLAEAVRNAQANVHNSDQAANGAQQELAEKQQLVEAAKKRVELLLRQLDLARTDYKSTKKAAEHAACAAQEAKQRATRERRMTEIRAKLQRRHMLH, from the exons ATGATTCTGTATAAACAATATGTAAGAAAGCTTATGCTGTTAATGTTGTTAGTTGTGCCAATGATTCCGCTTACTATTGGTTATAAGTTGGAGAAG GACACACAGCCAATGGATGCATCCAATTTGGTATTTGATGAATGTGGCAATTCAATGGAGGAAAGCAAAGGTGCTAAAGAGACTTGTAATATTAAAGTAGTCAGCTCAAAGCACAAGGCTTCGAGCATTGCCATTAAAGCTGCCCAAGAGGCAAAGGCCGCATCGGATGCACAGTTGCCAGCTGCGGAAAATGCAGCGCATCAAGTTATCATTCAGCTGGCAGACAAAGCGTTGGCAGCAGCTAAAGCAGCAGAGGCTGCGCTGGCAGGCAAACAGCAAATCGTTGAACAGTTGGAGTCAGAGGTGCGTGAGGGTGAGCTGGTTGTGCAGGAGGAGGCTGCATCCTTGCAGAGTTCCCAAGGCAACTGTAATGCTGCCGCACAGGCTTCCAAGCAGGCGGGCGTGCAAGTTAAGACCTTGGCTGAAGCAGTGAGGAATGCTCAGGCAAATGTGCACAACTCGGATCAGGCAGCGAATGGAGCACAGCAAGAGTTGGCCGAGAAGCAACAGCTTGTGGAGGCAGCCAAGAAGCGAGTggagttgttgctgcggcAACTGGATCTGGCACGAACAGATTACAAGAGTACAAAGAAGGCAGCGGAGCACGCTGCATGTGCCGCTCAAGAAGCCAAGCAGCGTGCGACTCGAGAGCGTCGCATGACTGAAATTCGCGCAAAGCTGCAACGTCGTCATATGCTACACTAA